The Setaria italica strain Yugu1 chromosome IX, Setaria_italica_v2.0, whole genome shotgun sequence genome has a window encoding:
- the LOC105915158 gene encoding uncharacterized protein LOC105915158 — MDRFRSALEDCELSDLGFAGDLFTWWNNNHNSNEYVRERFDRAVANEEWRAHFPLYKVINGEPRHSDHRPVVVLTEEDVHSGARRGGQSFRFEAHWVEEEQCAPIVENAWKTVMEGRRGTVMEAVQSVATDLGDWNRNVLGDLEKRMK; from the coding sequence ATGGATCGTTTCCGGTCGGCGTTGGAGGACTGCGAGCTCTCTGATTTGGGGTTTGCCGGGGATCTCTTCACATGGTGGAACAACAACCATAATAGCAACGAGTATGTTCGGGAACGGTTTGATCGGGCGGTGGCCAATGAGGAATGGCGTGCTCACTTTCCGCTGTACAAAGTAATAAATGGTGAGCCGCGCCACTCAGACCATAGGCCGGTGGTGGTGTTGACGGAGGAGGATGTCCATAGTGGTGCTCGGAGGGGTGGACAAAGCTTTCGTTTTGAAGCCCattgggtggaggaggagcagtgTGCTCCGATTGTGGAGAACGCCTGGAAGACTGTGATGGAAGGAAGGAGGGGGACGGTGATGGAGGCAGTACAGAGTGTTGCTACTGATCTGGGGGACTGGAATAGAAATGTACTAGGGGATTTGGAGAAGCGTATGA